In Ignavibacteriota bacterium, one genomic interval encodes:
- a CDS encoding cytochrome c3 family protein, whose amino-acid sequence MKKSFLDYALKVRLPLTLFVAFVSFLITFYVSRPERDGIGYQPTQPIAYSHKLHAGQMKIDCQYCHTGVTKGRHALVPSANICMNCHTLARNKQPEIIKLAKYYNENTPIPWKRIHKVPDYAYFNHSVHVNKGIKCESCHGNIADMEVVKQMKGWTMTACLDCHRNPKAQLPYLENVKNGPTNCGACHR is encoded by the coding sequence ATGAAAAAATCTTTTCTTGATTATGCTCTTAAGGTTAGATTACCGCTTACCTTATTTGTCGCATTTGTTTCCTTTTTAATAACATTTTATGTTTCGCGACCGGAACGAGATGGTATAGGATATCAGCCGACTCAACCAATTGCATATTCACATAAATTACATGCCGGGCAGATGAAAATCGATTGCCAATATTGTCATACCGGCGTAACAAAAGGGCGACATGCATTAGTACCTTCTGCTAACATTTGTATGAATTGTCATACATTAGCACGAAACAAGCAGCCTGAAATAATTAAACTCGCAAAGTATTATAATGAAAATACTCCTATCCCATGGAAAAGAATTCATAAAGTTCCAGATTATGCCTATTTCAATCATTCCGTTCATGTGAATAAAGGAATTAAATGCGAATCATGCCACGGAAATATTGCGGATATGGAAGTTGTTAAACAAATGAAAGGCTGGACAATGACGGCTTGTTTGGATTGCCATAGAAATCCAAAAGCTCAATTGCCTTATTTGGAAAATGTTAAAAACGGTCCGACAAATTGCGGCGCTTGCCACAGGTAA
- a CDS encoding HAD family hydrolase: MKNKAVFLDRDGTINIDLGYIGNPELIKLFPDVAEGIKKLKDNFSFKVFVISNQSGVTRGLISKSDVDEVNERINQILEKNGTGIDKFYYCPYHPDFDSGNLTKCRKPSPEMVFQAQREFEIDLSKSFFIGDRSVDIECGINAGVKTILLKNTLSNEEIIMLKNSKNSPNFVAANFENAVEYIESFVIGDFF; encoded by the coding sequence ATGAAAAATAAAGCCGTTTTTTTAGACCGAGATGGAACAATTAATATTGATTTGGGGTATATCGGTAATCCAGAATTAATTAAATTATTCCCTGATGTTGCCGAAGGAATAAAAAAACTTAAAGACAATTTTTCATTTAAAGTATTTGTTATTTCAAATCAATCTGGTGTCACAAGAGGTCTAATTTCGAAATCTGATGTTGATGAAGTGAACGAAAGAATTAATCAAATTTTAGAAAAGAACGGTACCGGAATTGATAAATTCTATTATTGTCCTTATCATCCCGATTTTGATTCGGGTAATTTGACTAAGTGCAGAAAACCGTCTCCCGAGATGGTTTTTCAAGCTCAAAGAGAATTTGAAATTGACTTGTCAAAATCTTTTTTCATCGGTGACAGAAGTGTTGATATTGAATGTGGGATTAATGCCGGAGTTAAGACAATTTTGCTTAAGAATACTTTAAGCAATGAAGAAATAATTATGTTGAAAAATTCCAAAAATTCGCCCAACTTTGTTGCTGCAAATTTTGAAAATGCTGTTGAATATATTGAATCCTTTGTTATTGGAGATTTTTTTTGA
- a CDS encoding DNRLRE domain-containing protein, which translates to MKKIFSFVMINILIILIASCTNDPSNLGTNLVPNGDNLNFKTIDSYTSSFNQSLASYQFDSLKFGSSSTILLGSYKNVTIESLIGFYINPPDSILDPFKADSSKLVKCWVEIQPTYWIGDSNNFQFSIHRINTSWNPSTLTKDTLNAIYSYMSEDLLDYSTYSYIDTIMKFDLSTELVDGWIRRTYDSTYSPDYGILIRPISKTGIVGFQGLTTYNVEEYPNLYMVFEQDGEFDTLIAVPSVDMHVPKGDIIPNSNENIILQSSLGIRGKMFFDLSLVPENIVVNKATLDLFIDQSNTEFGTKKADTIAVGFLTNLEKVTISTKIGKYSLKRTENKYSGDIRLFVQNWVDGEDNQGMSIQLTDELRSVSHVGIYSSNCPIDSLKPKLTIYYTQK; encoded by the coding sequence TTGAAGAAAATATTTAGTTTTGTAATGATCAACATTTTGATCATTTTAATTGCATCTTGTACAAATGATCCCAGCAATTTAGGGACAAATTTAGTACCAAATGGTGATAATTTAAATTTTAAAACGATTGATAGTTATACAAGCTCTTTTAATCAATCATTAGCTTCCTACCAATTTGATTCGCTAAAATTTGGATCTTCGTCAACTATACTTCTCGGAAGTTATAAAAATGTTACTATAGAATCTTTAATAGGTTTTTATATAAATCCACCTGATTCTATTTTAGATCCTTTTAAAGCAGATTCTTCAAAATTAGTTAAATGCTGGGTCGAGATTCAACCTACATATTGGATTGGCGACAGTAATAATTTTCAGTTTTCAATTCACCGAATTAATACAAGCTGGAACCCAAGTACTTTAACTAAAGATACCCTTAATGCAATTTATAGTTATATGAGTGAGGATTTATTGGATTATTCAACCTATAGCTATATAGACACCATTATGAAGTTTGATCTTAGTACCGAATTAGTTGATGGATGGATTAGAAGGACTTATGATTCAACTTATAGTCCTGATTATGGAATTTTAATTCGTCCCATTTCAAAAACGGGGATTGTTGGTTTTCAAGGACTTACCACTTACAATGTTGAAGAATATCCAAATCTTTATATGGTTTTTGAACAAGATGGTGAGTTTGATACTCTGATCGCAGTTCCCAGTGTTGATATGCATGTGCCGAAAGGTGACATAATTCCAAATTCCAATGAAAATATTATATTGCAAAGTTCACTTGGAATTCGTGGTAAAATGTTTTTCGATTTGTCTTTAGTTCCAGAAAATATTGTTGTAAACAAAGCAACTTTAGATTTGTTTATAGATCAATCTAATACGGAATTTGGAACCAAAAAAGCGGATACTATTGCTGTTGGATTTTTAACGAATTTAGAGAAAGTTACAATTAGCACTAAAATTGGTAAATACTCGTTAAAAAGAACTGAAAATAAATATAGCGGTGATATCAGACTCTTTGTTCAAAATTGGGTTGATGGAGAAGATAACCAAGGTATGTCAATTCAGCTGACGGATGAACTTAGAAGTGTTTCTCATGTAGGAATTTACAGCAGCAATTGTCCTATTGATTCATTAAAACCAAAATTAACTATTTATTACACACAAAAGTAA
- a CDS encoding tetratricopeptide repeat protein: MKLIKTISFIMLAVLSLLNTNLFAKNSFENGDSINVMVEASLFFEAYKIKQYEMWTIEKGLNVIKAKPDFMPQYKIYKKIDKVIFEVYADSSISEDTRKVLADTAIYLYNIASNYDKEDAGYYLLKKAYVLDQWKHSDPEISIAAYEKGFSLDTVFTSDEIYYADQLGNLYVANMNENNEYKMKALDIYMKLADLEPENPLWTKKMAGLAEDQTQLQDILKKAWYLDKENTEKAWRYATICKKNGDYTASLEPLQFLIDKNPEVINYWNEIARAYQKNDQVDKAISSYKKLIDLQPENRDSYLNLALIYKDMDQLAVSRSYLQKASKVSPGWDYPIYIEAGLYEQAARSCGFEFEDKCVYQLAADTYRQVSRMGGEHASSAAERVSALSNSVPSKEDYFFRKKQNGDVIKIEGKCYDWIGKSITVSF, translated from the coding sequence TTGAAATTAATTAAAACAATATCTTTCATAATGTTGGCCGTTTTAAGTCTTCTTAATACAAATTTATTTGCCAAAAACAGTTTTGAAAATGGCGATAGTATTAACGTTATGGTTGAAGCCAGTCTGTTTTTTGAAGCCTACAAAATTAAGCAGTACGAAATGTGGACAATTGAAAAAGGTTTAAATGTAATTAAAGCTAAACCAGATTTCATGCCGCAATATAAAATTTATAAAAAAATAGATAAAGTAATATTTGAAGTATACGCTGATAGTTCAATTTCTGAAGATACTCGAAAAGTCCTGGCAGATACAGCAATTTATCTTTATAATATTGCCTCAAATTATGACAAAGAAGATGCGGGTTATTATCTTCTTAAAAAAGCGTATGTATTGGATCAGTGGAAACATTCAGATCCTGAAATTTCAATTGCAGCTTATGAAAAAGGATTTTCGTTGGATACCGTATTTACATCCGATGAAATTTACTATGCGGACCAGCTTGGAAACCTTTACGTAGCAAATATGAACGAAAATAACGAATACAAGATGAAGGCTTTAGATATTTATATGAAACTTGCCGATCTTGAACCGGAAAATCCGCTATGGACGAAAAAAATGGCCGGACTTGCCGAAGATCAAACACAATTACAAGATATATTAAAAAAAGCTTGGTACTTGGATAAAGAAAATACTGAAAAAGCTTGGCGATATGCAACCATTTGTAAAAAGAATGGAGATTACACAGCTTCTCTTGAACCTTTGCAATTTTTAATTGACAAGAATCCAGAAGTAATTAATTATTGGAATGAAATTGCAAGAGCTTATCAAAAAAATGATCAAGTTGACAAAGCAATCAGTTCTTACAAAAAATTAATTGATCTTCAGCCGGAAAATAGAGATAGTTACTTAAACTTAGCTCTTATTTATAAAGATATGGACCAACTTGCCGTTTCAAGAAGTTATTTGCAAAAAGCTTCAAAAGTTAGCCCTGGCTGGGACTACCCAATTTATATAGAAGCAGGTTTATATGAACAAGCCGCAAGAAGCTGCGGATTTGAATTTGAAGATAAATGTGTTTATCAATTAGCTGCTGATACATATAGACAAGTTTCAAGAATGGGAGGCGAACATGCAAGTTCCGCTGCAGAAAGAGTAAGTGCACTTTCTAATTCCGTTCCATCTAAAGAAGATTATTTCTTTAGAAAAAAACAAAATGGCGACGTTATTAAAATTGAAGGTAAATGTTACGATTGGATTGGAAAATCTATAACTGTTTCATTTTAA
- the tatC gene encoding twin-arginine translocase subunit TatC, producing the protein MSFLEHLEELRWRILYTLIGVTVGTIVAWIFIDFLIDNVLLLPAKKANINLQNLRPFGQLFIYFEVAVIAGVIISIPNVFYQIWKFISPALKKNERKYVSRIVIFSSGCFLTGIAFAYFVMLPLTLSFAGQFGTTLIENNFAIDEYFSIIISVMLAAGVVFELPMLSFFLTKLGILTPKFMRKFRRHSIVAILIIAAILTPGTDPVAQILLAIPLVLLYEISIFVSKFSLKKNLET; encoded by the coding sequence ATGTCTTTTCTTGAACATCTTGAGGAACTGCGATGGAGAATATTATATACATTAATTGGTGTTACAGTTGGTACAATTGTCGCTTGGATTTTTATTGATTTTCTTATTGATAACGTTTTACTCCTTCCAGCAAAAAAAGCAAATATAAATCTTCAGAATTTAAGACCATTCGGACAATTATTTATTTACTTTGAAGTTGCCGTAATTGCAGGTGTTATAATAAGTATCCCAAATGTTTTTTATCAAATATGGAAATTTATTTCTCCCGCTTTAAAGAAAAATGAACGTAAATATGTTTCCAGAATCGTTATTTTTTCTTCTGGCTGCTTTTTAACAGGAATTGCGTTTGCATATTTTGTAATGCTTCCGTTAACTTTAAGTTTTGCCGGTCAATTTGGAACTACATTAATAGAAAATAATTTTGCGATTGATGAATATTTTTCAATAATTATAAGTGTAATGCTGGCAGCCGGTGTTGTTTTTGAATTGCCAATGTTATCATTCTTTCTTACGAAACTTGGAATTTTAACTCCTAAATTTATGAGGAAATTCAGAAGACATTCAATAGTTGCGATATTAATTATTGCGGCAATACTTACTCCCGGTACAGATCCTGTAGCGCAAATACTTCTTGCTATACCTTTGGTTTTATTGTACGAAATAAGTATATTCGTATCCAAATTTTCATTAAAGAAAAATCTTGAGACCTAA
- a CDS encoding serine hydroxymethyltransferase, producing MYSYLEKDNEIAEVLKLEIARQSDYLELIASENFVSPAVLAAAGSVLTNKYAEGYPGKRYYGGCEFVDMAEEIAISRIKKIFNAEYANVQPHSGSQANMAVFMTLLQPGDTFLGLDLAHGGHLTHGSPVNFSGKIYKAVGYSLNKETEELDYNLIEDLAKKEQPKLIITGASAYSRDWDYKKFREIADSVGAFLMCDMAHPAGLIAKGLLNNPLPYCDVVTSTTHKTLRGPRGGIILIGKDSENKLGIKTPKGDRVKLMSELFDSTVMPGIQGGPLMHIIMAKAVAFGEILQDSFQKYAEQVIKNAKVLAESLAQKGYKIVSNGTSNHLMLVDLSNKNVSGKKAEIALEKAGITVNKNMVPFDTKSPFVTSGIRIGTPAATTRGMKEEDMKVIAEIIDKAITNFENEEKLEGLKPEVKNLCSKFPLYSEFRN from the coding sequence ATGTATTCTTATTTAGAAAAAGATAATGAAATTGCAGAAGTTCTAAAATTAGAAATAGCACGTCAATCAGATTATTTGGAATTGATAGCTTCAGAAAATTTTGTAAGTCCAGCCGTTTTAGCAGCGGCTGGTTCTGTTTTAACAAACAAATATGCTGAAGGTTATCCCGGAAAAAGATATTACGGCGGATGCGAATTTGTTGATATGGCAGAAGAAATTGCAATAAGCAGAATTAAAAAAATTTTTAATGCTGAATATGCTAATGTGCAGCCTCATAGTGGTTCTCAAGCTAATATGGCTGTATTTATGACACTTCTGCAGCCGGGTGATACTTTTTTAGGTTTAGATTTGGCTCACGGGGGTCATTTAACTCACGGTTCACCGGTAAACTTCTCAGGAAAAATTTATAAAGCGGTTGGATATTCATTAAATAAAGAAACAGAAGAGCTTGATTACAATTTAATAGAAGATTTAGCAAAAAAAGAACAGCCAAAATTAATAATAACAGGTGCAAGCGCATATTCGCGTGATTGGGATTATAAAAAGTTCAGAGAAATTGCGGATTCCGTTGGTGCATTTTTAATGTGCGATATGGCTCATCCTGCTGGTTTAATTGCAAAAGGATTACTAAATAATCCATTGCCTTACTGTGATGTAGTTACGTCTACTACACATAAAACGCTAAGAGGTCCTAGAGGCGGAATTATTTTAATTGGAAAAGATTCCGAAAACAAACTTGGCATTAAAACTCCAAAAGGCGATAGAGTAAAACTAATGTCCGAATTATTCGACAGCACTGTAATGCCTGGAATTCAAGGCGGACCATTAATGCATATTATTATGGCAAAAGCAGTTGCATTTGGCGAAATACTTCAAGATTCTTTTCAGAAATATGCGGAACAAGTTATAAAAAATGCAAAAGTTCTTGCAGAAAGTCTTGCTCAAAAAGGTTATAAAATTGTTTCAAACGGAACATCAAATCATTTGATGCTTGTAGATTTATCTAATAAAAATGTAAGCGGAAAGAAAGCTGAAATTGCACTTGAAAAAGCTGGAATTACGGTTAATAAAAATATGGTACCGTTTGATACAAAAAGTCCGTTTGTTACAAGCGGTATTAGGATAGGAACTCCTGCTGCTACAACCCGCGGTATGAAAGAAGAAGATATGAAGGTTATTGCAGAAATTATAGATAAAGCAATTACAAATTTTGAAAATGAAGAAAAACTTGAGGGACTAAAACCCGAAGTGAAAAATTTATGTTCAAAATTTCCACTATACAGTGAATTTAGAAATTAG
- a CDS encoding polyprenyl synthetase family protein — MRPNLSQISKPIQNELEDFNQLFKSSLKSDIGLVDIITKYILKQKGKKIRPILVLLSSKIINDINQKSLRGAILVELLHTATLVHDDVVDGAEKRRGLPSINAVWKNKVAVLMGDYLLARGLLVSVDNIDFDLLKIVTQAVKRMSEGELLQIKKTYKLDIDEETYFRIISDKTASLISTCCEIGAASVTNNEKYITAMRNYGENLGKAFQIVDDILDYVGTSSLIGKPLGADIKEKKITLPLIYSLKQSTQKESREIIKQIKNLKNKNTINEILNFVNKYKGIEYSYSIANSFISQAKNELNIFENSESKSSLESILEFVIQRKN; from the coding sequence TTGAGACCTAATCTTTCCCAAATAAGTAAACCAATTCAAAACGAGTTAGAAGACTTTAACCAACTATTTAAATCATCACTTAAATCAGATATTGGTTTAGTTGATATTATAACCAAATACATTCTTAAGCAAAAAGGAAAAAAAATTAGACCAATTTTAGTTCTTCTTTCAAGTAAAATTATTAACGATATAAATCAAAAAAGTTTAAGAGGAGCAATATTAGTTGAGTTATTGCATACCGCCACTTTGGTTCATGATGATGTTGTTGATGGAGCTGAAAAAAGAAGAGGTCTGCCATCAATAAATGCGGTTTGGAAAAATAAGGTTGCAGTTTTAATGGGAGATTATTTGCTTGCTCGCGGGTTGTTAGTATCTGTAGATAATATCGATTTTGATTTATTGAAAATCGTTACGCAAGCAGTTAAAAGAATGTCTGAAGGCGAACTTCTTCAAATAAAAAAAACATATAAATTAGATATTGATGAAGAAACATATTTTAGAATAATTTCTGATAAGACAGCGTCCTTAATTTCTACATGCTGCGAAATTGGCGCCGCAAGCGTAACCAATAATGAAAAATACATTACTGCGATGAGAAATTATGGCGAAAATTTGGGTAAAGCTTTTCAAATTGTTGATGATATTCTGGATTATGTAGGAACATCTTCACTGATTGGCAAACCGCTTGGCGCTGATATTAAGGAAAAGAAAATCACACTTCCGTTAATTTATTCTCTCAAACAGTCAACTCAGAAAGAATCACGCGAAATTATAAAACAAATTAAAAATCTAAAGAATAAAAATACAATAAATGAAATTTTGAATTTTGTAAATAAATATAAGGGAATTGAATACTCGTATTCAATTGCAAATTCATTTATTTCGCAAGCAAAAAATGAATTAAATATATTTGAAAATTCAGAAAGCAAAAGCTCTTTGGAATCAATTTTAGAATTTGTTATTCAAAGAAAAAATTAA